Proteins encoded within one genomic window of Tidjanibacter massiliensis:
- a CDS encoding four-helix bundle copper-binding protein — translation MEDNILSLLNSIYECQSACKYCFNACLEEARIDMMRRCIKRTVECAEICEHTASSLAYTGDFTHEVLSICIKACEECAAECRKHNHLHCMECAKSCSECAEACHDYMDEYRKIA, via the coding sequence ATGGAAGACAATATTTTATCACTCCTAAATAGCATCTACGAATGTCAGTCCGCATGCAAGTATTGTTTCAACGCTTGCCTCGAAGAGGCGCGAATCGACATGATGAGGCGCTGTATCAAACGGACGGTAGAATGCGCAGAGATATGCGAACATACGGCATCGTCGCTCGCCTATACGGGTGACTTCACGCACGAGGTACTCAGCATCTGTATCAAGGCCTGCGAAGAGTGTGCCGCCGAATGCCGCAAACACAACCACCTCCACTGCATGGAGTGCGCGAAAAGCTGCAGCGAATGTGCCGAAGCCTGCCACGACTATATGGACGAATACAGGAAAATAGCCTGA
- a CDS encoding (2Fe-2S) ferredoxin domain-containing protein, which produces MGKRRISICLGSSCFARGNNANIAVVKQFLADRGLEAEVTFTGQLCENMCNRGPIICIDDQVYEEVNLSLLHKILEEEFKC; this is translated from the coding sequence ATGGGAAAAAGGCGCATCAGTATTTGCCTCGGCAGCTCCTGTTTCGCACGCGGGAACAATGCCAATATAGCGGTCGTCAAACAGTTCCTTGCCGACAGAGGCCTGGAAGCGGAGGTGACCTTCACGGGGCAGTTGTGCGAAAACATGTGCAACAGGGGACCCATCATCTGCATCGACGACCAGGTCTATGAAGAGGTGAACCTGTCATTGCTCCATAAGATACTCGAAGAGGAATTCAAATGCTAA
- a CDS encoding [Fe-Fe] hydrogenase large subunit C-terminal domain-containing protein has protein sequence MLRPVYTEPENCQDCYKCIRECPVKAIRIENNKASIIAERCVYCGHCTQVCPTGAKKIRDGLTRAKLVVSKHPGKMYMSLAPSYVSEFGDIPVGRLISAIKRLGFAGVSETALGAELVTAETERFLAAAPEGVYLSSACPVVVDYIRKYAPELTANITPIVSPMIAHAKILKELYGDDIKIIFAGPCIGKKSEADTYGGLVEVAITFKDLRTWFEREGIEPAETEADGEETFVPYHSGAGAMYPVEGGMLAGFRSPGRRATHMAFSDLPTVKGVLEQLDTVNRRDTIFMELLACKGGCINGPAKLKATSLAIKRYDIMDKCETGNPSKDFSHLDLHADFPADPQETKTTYPEYRIKEALAAVGKTTAADELNCSSCGYDTCRDFAVAMLEGRAEDNMCASYMRKVAHDKATALLQKIPAGVVIVNEELKIVDMNRTFAACMGEDTLGVYDMFPGMEGASLKGLCPFESMFRTVLATGEELRERRINEGERTWLLSIYNIQPQKQVFGLLQNLHEPAVRKEWMLEKTREVIRNHMLTVQKVAGLLGENAAYTDATLRSIMEAYDKPGKDDGGNKTN, from the coding sequence ATGCTAAGGCCCGTATATACAGAACCGGAAAACTGCCAGGATTGCTACAAATGCATCCGGGAGTGCCCAGTGAAGGCTATCAGGATTGAGAACAACAAGGCCTCCATCATAGCCGAACGCTGCGTATATTGCGGCCACTGCACGCAGGTGTGCCCGACAGGAGCGAAAAAGATACGCGACGGCCTGACGCGGGCCAAGCTCGTCGTATCGAAACATCCCGGCAAGATGTACATGTCCCTCGCGCCCTCCTATGTGAGCGAATTCGGAGACATACCGGTCGGCAGGCTGATAAGCGCAATAAAGCGTCTCGGTTTCGCAGGCGTATCCGAAACGGCGCTCGGTGCGGAACTGGTAACCGCCGAAACGGAACGTTTCCTCGCGGCAGCACCCGAAGGGGTTTACCTCTCTTCGGCATGTCCGGTCGTGGTGGACTACATCCGCAAATACGCACCCGAACTGACAGCCAACATCACGCCCATCGTATCGCCCATGATAGCCCATGCCAAAATTCTGAAGGAGCTCTACGGCGACGACATCAAAATCATCTTCGCGGGCCCCTGCATCGGCAAGAAATCGGAAGCCGATACCTACGGCGGCCTTGTGGAGGTGGCCATCACCTTCAAGGACCTGCGGACGTGGTTCGAACGGGAGGGTATCGAACCGGCGGAGACCGAGGCCGACGGCGAAGAGACCTTCGTCCCCTACCACTCCGGAGCCGGGGCGATGTATCCGGTAGAGGGAGGCATGCTCGCCGGATTCCGTTCGCCGGGCAGGCGAGCTACGCATATGGCTTTTTCGGACCTGCCCACCGTCAAGGGCGTGCTCGAACAACTCGACACCGTGAACCGCCGCGATACGATATTCATGGAACTGCTCGCCTGCAAGGGCGGATGCATCAACGGCCCGGCCAAGCTCAAGGCTACCTCCCTGGCCATCAAACGTTACGACATCATGGACAAGTGCGAGACGGGAAATCCCTCAAAGGATTTCAGCCATCTAGACCTGCATGCCGACTTTCCGGCCGACCCGCAGGAGACGAAGACCACCTACCCCGAATACCGGATAAAGGAGGCGCTCGCGGCCGTCGGCAAGACGACTGCGGCGGACGAGCTCAACTGCAGTTCGTGCGGCTACGACACCTGCCGCGACTTTGCGGTAGCGATGCTCGAAGGACGGGCCGAGGACAACATGTGTGCCTCATACATGCGGAAGGTGGCTCACGACAAGGCAACGGCCCTGCTGCAGAAGATACCCGCCGGAGTGGTGATAGTGAACGAAGAGCTCAAGATAGTGGACATGAACCGCACCTTCGCAGCCTGCATGGGAGAGGATACGCTGGGCGTCTACGACATGTTCCCCGGCATGGAGGGGGCCTCGCTGAAAGGGCTCTGCCCGTTCGAGTCCATGTTCCGCACCGTGCTCGCCACGGGCGAGGAGCTCCGCGAACGGCGCATCAACGAGGGCGAGCGAACATGGCTGCTCTCCATCTACAACATACAGCCGCAGAAACAGGTCTTCGGCCTGCTGCAAAACCTGCACGAACCTGCGGTGCGGAAAGAATGGATGCTCGAAAAGACGCGCGAAGTGATACGGAACCACATGCTGACCGTCCAGAAGGTGGCCGGCCTGCTGGGGGAAAACGCCGCCTATACGGACGCGACGCTGCGTTCCATCATGGAAGCATACGACAAGCCGGGCAAGGACGACGGCGGAAACAAAACGAACTGA
- a CDS encoding SpoIIE family protein phosphatase, which yields MRVNGDFIEVDCFQKNKGDNIVCGDSFVSHKFKEEGRVISVLSDGLGSGIKASVLSTMTSSMLLNFSMMNEDITAAAASIIKTLPRDEVRKISYSTFCLCDIDCFGNTRIAEYENPAYYLFRGGQFVDVEKKRIPVERDDMGQTAMWLSEFAMEKEDRIIFFSDGVSQSGMGNRNMPFGWEEGAKAFIRECVARNPSISAKELARKVVIESEKNDGYTLKDDTSCCVIYMRKPRNLLICTGPPFDEKNDAYLSKLVTEFPGRKIICGGTTANILSRETGREITLDMEMMEPDLPPASRMEGIDLITEGILTLSRVESLLSGDGGDGQRRGGPADQILQMLADSDKITFLVGTRINIAHQDPTLPVELEIRRNVVKKIKYLLETKWLKDVDITYL from the coding sequence GTGAGGGTAAACGGAGATTTCATAGAGGTCGATTGTTTCCAGAAGAACAAGGGAGACAACATCGTATGCGGGGACTCGTTCGTGTCGCACAAGTTCAAGGAGGAGGGGCGCGTCATCAGCGTACTCTCCGACGGACTGGGAAGCGGCATCAAGGCGAGCGTACTCTCCACTATGACATCTTCGATGCTGCTCAACTTTTCGATGATGAACGAGGACATCACTGCGGCCGCGGCCTCCATCATCAAGACGCTACCGCGCGACGAGGTGCGCAAGATAAGCTACTCGACCTTCTGTCTCTGCGACATAGACTGCTTCGGCAACACCCGGATAGCGGAGTACGAAAATCCGGCCTACTACCTTTTCCGGGGCGGCCAGTTCGTGGATGTGGAGAAGAAACGGATACCGGTCGAGCGCGACGACATGGGACAGACGGCCATGTGGCTCTCGGAGTTCGCCATGGAGAAGGAGGACCGGATAATCTTCTTCAGCGACGGCGTCAGCCAGTCGGGCATGGGCAACCGCAACATGCCCTTCGGCTGGGAAGAGGGTGCAAAGGCATTCATCCGGGAGTGCGTCGCCCGGAACCCGTCGATATCGGCCAAGGAACTGGCACGGAAGGTGGTCATCGAGTCCGAGAAGAACGACGGCTACACACTCAAGGACGACACGAGCTGCTGCGTCATCTACATGCGCAAGCCGAGAAACCTGCTCATCTGTACGGGGCCTCCCTTCGACGAGAAAAACGACGCCTACCTGAGCAAGCTCGTCACGGAGTTTCCGGGACGGAAAATCATCTGCGGGGGAACGACGGCCAACATCCTCTCCCGCGAAACGGGCCGGGAGATTACGCTCGATATGGAGATGATGGAACCAGACCTGCCGCCGGCCTCACGTATGGAGGGCATCGACCTCATCACGGAAGGCATCCTCACGCTCAGCCGGGTGGAGAGCCTGCTCTCCGGCGACGGAGGAGATGGACAGCGGCGCGGCGGACCGGCCGACCAAATATTGCAGATGCTCGCCGACAGCGACAAGATAACGTTTCTGGTCGGCACGCGCATCAACATCGCCCATCAGGACCCCACCCTGCCGGTGGAGCTGGAAATACGGCGCAACGTCGTGAAGAAGATAAAATACCTGCTCGAAACCAAATGGCTGAAAGACGTCGACATTACATACTTATGA
- a CDS encoding NAD(P)H-dependent oxidoreductase subunit E, whose protein sequence is MGKIELKICMGTMCYVMGGAELKAAIDSLPHEEREQIQISYSPCLGMCNDGGEPPYVQVNGRTIARVSTAGLIQILKEELHNAL, encoded by the coding sequence ATGGGTAAAATCGAATTAAAAATCTGTATGGGCACGATGTGCTACGTCATGGGCGGCGCCGAACTGAAAGCCGCGATAGACTCCCTGCCGCACGAAGAAAGGGAACAAATCCAAATCAGTTACTCTCCGTGCCTGGGGATGTGCAACGACGGCGGGGAACCGCCCTACGTACAGGTCAACGGCCGCACGATAGCCCGCGTAAGCACGGCGGGACTCATACAAATATTAAAGGAAGAATTGCACAATGCTTTATGA
- a CDS encoding monomeric [FeFe] hydrogenase — translation MLTKRELLIRLVTLLKENNLVDGVRYIPVEMRPRDKKNSCCVHKDRYIIRHKIISILGFDIRNEEDIDLVPLSHYAQKSLDNKNMKEDILSVVHEACNACMQSQYFITNMCRGCEARPCMMNCPKSAISFKGGKATISQEDCVSCGLCQQVCPYHAIIYTPVPCEEACPVKAISKQPDGTEHIDKEKCIYCGKCMQACPYGAITERSKIIDVHKCLADPNKKITAIVAPAINGQFDASPAQILAAIKRIGFDDVVEVALGAEDTSRNEAEELQERIAAGQPFMTTSCCPAYTGWVEKHAPVLKPFVSETRSPMVYAARRVKAADPEMEVVFIGPCLAKRHEADFVPEVDYVMSFEELGAFMVAYGVEVQKDEETAPLNPEVTKFGRGYAMAGGVRNAIVHAVGDGYTTTNIEGLDKKNAALLKAMVKKPIAQFVEVMACEGGCVNGPCSLAPLTLAKRQIKRALTE, via the coding sequence ATGCTCACCAAACGTGAGCTGCTAATCCGACTCGTAACCTTACTCAAGGAGAACAACCTCGTAGACGGTGTCCGGTACATCCCGGTGGAGATGCGTCCGCGCGACAAGAAGAACAGTTGCTGCGTCCACAAGGACCGGTACATCATCCGCCACAAAATCATATCCATCCTCGGTTTCGACATCCGCAACGAGGAGGATATCGACCTCGTGCCGCTCTCCCATTATGCCCAGAAATCACTGGACAACAAGAACATGAAGGAGGATATCCTCTCCGTGGTGCACGAAGCGTGCAACGCCTGCATGCAGTCGCAGTACTTCATCACCAACATGTGCCGCGGCTGCGAAGCCCGTCCGTGCATGATGAACTGTCCCAAAAGCGCCATCTCGTTCAAGGGCGGCAAGGCGACCATTTCACAGGAGGACTGCGTGAGCTGCGGACTCTGTCAGCAGGTATGTCCCTACCACGCCATCATCTATACGCCCGTCCCGTGCGAAGAGGCGTGCCCCGTCAAGGCCATCTCCAAACAGCCGGACGGTACGGAACATATCGACAAGGAGAAGTGCATCTACTGCGGCAAGTGTATGCAGGCATGTCCCTACGGAGCCATCACGGAACGTTCCAAAATCATCGACGTCCACAAATGTCTTGCCGACCCGAACAAGAAGATAACAGCCATCGTCGCACCGGCCATCAACGGCCAGTTCGACGCCTCGCCGGCACAAATACTCGCCGCCATCAAGCGCATCGGATTCGACGACGTGGTGGAAGTTGCGCTCGGCGCGGAGGATACTTCCCGTAATGAAGCCGAAGAGCTTCAGGAGCGCATCGCCGCAGGGCAACCTTTCATGACGACCTCCTGCTGCCCGGCCTACACGGGATGGGTAGAGAAACATGCCCCGGTCCTGAAACCGTTCGTTTCGGAGACGCGCAGCCCGATGGTCTATGCGGCCCGTCGGGTAAAGGCCGCCGACCCGGAGATGGAGGTAGTATTCATCGGGCCGTGTCTGGCCAAAAGGCACGAGGCCGATTTCGTTCCGGAGGTAGACTACGTGATGAGCTTCGAGGAGCTGGGAGCCTTCATGGTAGCCTACGGCGTCGAGGTACAGAAGGACGAGGAGACGGCACCGCTCAACCCGGAGGTCACGAAGTTCGGCCGCGGCTATGCCATGGCAGGCGGCGTACGCAACGCCATCGTACATGCCGTGGGCGACGGCTACACCACGACCAATATCGAAGGACTCGACAAGAAAAACGCCGCCCTGCTGAAGGCGATGGTCAAAAAGCCGATAGCCCAGTTCGTGGAGGTGATGGCCTGCGAGGGAGGCTGTGTGAACGGCCCCTGCTCGCTTGCACCGCTGACGCTGGCCAAACGCCAAATCAAACGGGCGCTCACCGAATAG
- a CDS encoding helix-turn-helix domain-containing protein, giving the protein MESTFIYIKNMVCDRCIMAVRSLLQEMGLEPLSVRLGEAELSRPLSAAGRASLDAALRRLGFELIDGRRERLAEQVKTLVIELVHRENGCLRVNLSDYLAERLRHDYDYISGIFSDVEGTTVEKFFIAQKIERVKELLAYDEFSLSEIAGMLNYSSVAHLSAQFKRVTGLSPSAYKRAGRPGRLPLDKV; this is encoded by the coding sequence ATGGAATCGACCTTCATATATATCAAGAACATGGTGTGCGACCGGTGCATCATGGCGGTGCGCAGTCTGTTGCAGGAGATGGGGTTGGAGCCTCTCTCCGTAAGGCTCGGCGAGGCGGAGCTTTCCCGTCCGCTGTCGGCGGCGGGACGGGCATCGCTCGATGCGGCATTGCGTCGGCTCGGTTTCGAGCTCATTGACGGTCGCCGCGAACGGCTGGCCGAGCAGGTCAAGACGCTTGTCATCGAGCTCGTACACCGGGAGAACGGCTGCCTGCGGGTCAATCTTTCCGATTACCTGGCCGAACGGCTGCGTCACGATTACGACTACATCAGCGGCATCTTCTCCGATGTGGAGGGAACGACGGTGGAGAAGTTCTTCATCGCACAGAAGATAGAGCGGGTAAAGGAGCTGCTCGCCTATGACGAGTTTTCGCTGAGCGAGATAGCCGGCATGCTCAACTATTCGAGCGTTGCCCACCTCAGTGCCCAGTTCAAGCGGGTGACGGGACTCTCGCCGAGCGCCTACAAGCGGGCCGGGCGTCCCGGACGACTCCCGTTGGACAAGGTGTGA
- a CDS encoding MATE family efflux transporter, which produces MKTTEFPHRKIWRITYPVLISLLMEHLIGMTDTAFMGHVGEVELGASAIAGIYYMVLYMLGFGFSVGAEILMGRRNGEGQYRSIGNIFFQGSAILMMIAAAVTLLSYTVSPVLLRNILSSPAIYGATMDYINLRIWGLFFSLIACMFRAFYMATTRTSILTLNGIVMVLSNVVLNYIFVFGKLGLPAMGIAGAAIGSTAAEFISVVFFVLYTRRRTDYKRYGMFRFTRLSPLIQRQIFRVSGWTTVQYFISSATWLFFFLAIEHLGERPLAVSNIVRNVSAFFYMFVSAFASTGTAIVSNLMGNGKPQEVMPVCYRIMRMCAAAILPLFLLAMAFPALIMRIFTDNADLIAAAVPSMRVMLLIYILNVPAYVLFLAVSGTGNTRQAFLMELASTTLYVIYICIIAVRLRSDIALCWTSDAVYALGLLVLSYLYLKRADWQSKRI; this is translated from the coding sequence ATGAAAACCACGGAATTCCCCCACCGCAAGATATGGCGCATTACCTACCCGGTGCTGATAAGCCTGCTCATGGAGCACCTCATCGGCATGACCGACACCGCATTCATGGGACATGTCGGCGAAGTGGAACTCGGCGCATCCGCCATAGCGGGTATCTACTACATGGTACTATACATGCTGGGATTCGGCTTCAGCGTGGGTGCCGAAATCCTTATGGGCCGCCGCAACGGCGAGGGACAATACCGCTCGATAGGCAATATCTTCTTTCAGGGAAGCGCAATACTGATGATGATAGCCGCCGCCGTCACCCTCCTCTCCTACACCGTATCGCCCGTGCTGCTGCGGAACATCCTCTCTTCGCCGGCCATCTACGGGGCCACCATGGACTACATCAACCTGCGCATCTGGGGGCTCTTCTTCTCGCTCATCGCCTGCATGTTCCGTGCCTTCTACATGGCCACCACACGCACCTCCATCCTCACGCTGAACGGTATCGTAATGGTACTCAGCAACGTGGTGCTCAACTACATATTCGTCTTCGGGAAACTCGGCCTGCCCGCCATGGGGATTGCAGGAGCAGCCATCGGCTCGACTGCCGCGGAGTTTATCTCCGTCGTCTTCTTCGTACTCTATACCCGCCGGCGGACGGACTACAAACGCTACGGCATGTTCCGTTTCACGCGCCTCTCGCCGCTGATACAGCGACAGATATTCCGTGTTTCGGGCTGGACGACCGTACAGTATTTCATCTCGTCGGCTACGTGGCTCTTCTTCTTCCTTGCCATCGAGCACCTCGGCGAACGGCCGCTCGCCGTATCGAACATCGTACGGAACGTATCGGCATTCTTCTACATGTTCGTATCGGCTTTCGCTTCGACCGGAACGGCCATCGTCAGCAATCTGATGGGCAACGGCAAACCGCAGGAGGTCATGCCCGTTTGCTACCGCATCATGCGGATGTGCGCGGCGGCCATCCTGCCGCTGTTCCTGCTCGCCATGGCCTTCCCGGCGCTCATCATGCGCATCTTCACCGACAATGCCGACCTGATAGCCGCCGCCGTACCCTCCATGCGCGTCATGCTGCTCATCTACATCCTCAACGTGCCGGCCTACGTCCTCTTCCTCGCCGTATCGGGAACAGGCAATACGCGCCAGGCATTCCTGATGGAGCTCGCCTCAACGACGCTCTACGTCATCTACATCTGCATCATCGCTGTCCGGCTCCGCTCCGACATCGCCCTCTGCTGGACGAGCGACGCCGTATATGCCCTCGGACTGCTGGTCCTCTCCTATCTCTACCTGAAAAGGGCCGACTGGCAATCGAAGAGGATATGA
- a CDS encoding OsmC family protein: MATIQTLYLGDLRTEITHVQSGNKVMTDAPTDNNGKGEYISPTDMVAAALGSCMLTLMALAARRLEIELKGTRVEIQKVMAANPRRIAEIKLDFYFPGSYTDRCRRIIEGAGETCPVGKSLHPDVKQTVTYHYAEASSCEVK; this comes from the coding sequence ATGGCAACGATACAGACCTTATACCTGGGCGACCTCCGAACGGAGATAACCCATGTACAGTCGGGCAACAAGGTGATGACCGATGCACCGACAGACAACAACGGCAAGGGCGAATATATTTCGCCGACCGATATGGTGGCTGCGGCTTTGGGCAGCTGTATGCTGACGCTCATGGCCTTGGCGGCCCGCCGGCTGGAGATAGAACTCAAGGGAACGAGGGTGGAGATACAGAAAGTCATGGCGGCCAATCCGCGCCGTATCGCCGAGATAAAGCTCGATTTCTATTTTCCCGGCAGCTATACGGACCGGTGCAGGAGGATAATCGAGGGGGCCGGGGAAACTTGTCCCGTGGGGAAATCTCTGCATCCGGACGTGAAACAGACGGTGACCTATCACTACGCCGAGGCTTCCTCGTGTGAAGTGAAATAG
- a CDS encoding subtilase family N-terminal domain-containing protein: MNGYKLLLMLLLAGIVFSCVREPEAPLSDGQIPQETYAPDDEGVLKGWVRIKLRDDAQALRVGTFTRGAMESGDPELDRIAASLGATEVRRVFHEGGRFAERRRKFGLHLWYDVKFDDTLPVSRAQAELGSLSAVAHVQPVYTIRMFDAGNTLPEEAVYVPAQRRAERAGAGPFDDPGLPKQWHYNNDGSGTKWVEGSDINLFEAWEVTAGDPSVIVAVTDHGVEYDHPDLAGNMWVNEAELNGTPGVDDDNNGYVDDIYGWNVILDSGTINPGTHGTHVAGTVAAVNNNGIGVCGVAGGTGNGDGARIMSLAIFDSTSANAGSYPDAYAYAADNGAVISQNSWGYTSGVAMPQDVSDALDYFIANAGVDENGNQTGPMKGGLLVFAAGNEGTPSARMPAADPRTLCVTAMCSDYTRPNYANYSDDVDIFAPGGADGNDRNYSDADRVYSTDLDGGYSYKWGTSMACPHVSGIAALVVAHYGVGHPGFTVEECREILLRSYRSVSEYVEPKYDGKLGVGLADAGMIFLEDAGTAPGTVSAPAARAMGRELELAWTVPADGNGLPVAEFRLTYTGRGIGKTEGKAPDTSGEVVLRNYTAVAETATYIWTGQYNTEYRFEVSGIDRFGHESEKVSFSHSTGDYENGKPRTQQDFAPVEFENVGEAYALSFDLSEYFTDPNFGDGDMLSYSLINRNEDIVDAAVREGRLVLLPVGKGTGRVTVTATDLDGEGVQSVLTVTVLNGPEPAAPAEGLRLSPNPAGDELGIAAGVRNAEVEVTVYDAAARQVIAGTVALDSRGYGTLNVSALAPGTYTLVLEAPGLSENGSFVKR; this comes from the coding sequence ATGAACGGATATAAACTGTTGTTGATGCTGCTTTTGGCAGGCATCGTTTTCTCCTGCGTCAGGGAGCCGGAGGCTCCGCTTTCCGACGGACAGATACCGCAGGAGACCTATGCTCCCGATGATGAGGGGGTACTCAAAGGATGGGTGAGGATAAAGCTGCGCGATGACGCACAGGCTCTGCGTGTGGGGACTTTCACGCGCGGTGCCATGGAGTCGGGTGACCCGGAGCTGGACCGGATAGCCGCTTCGCTCGGAGCTACCGAGGTGCGCCGGGTGTTCCATGAAGGCGGACGGTTCGCCGAACGCCGTAGGAAATTCGGCCTTCATCTCTGGTACGACGTGAAGTTCGACGATACGCTGCCCGTGTCGCGTGCCCAGGCCGAGCTTGGCTCCCTGTCCGCTGTCGCGCATGTGCAGCCGGTCTATACCATCCGGATGTTCGATGCGGGGAATACGCTGCCCGAAGAGGCCGTGTATGTCCCGGCACAGCGGAGAGCGGAGCGTGCGGGGGCAGGGCCTTTCGACGACCCGGGACTTCCGAAGCAGTGGCACTATAACAACGACGGAAGCGGCACCAAGTGGGTCGAGGGTTCGGATATCAACCTTTTCGAAGCATGGGAAGTCACTGCCGGCGACCCGTCGGTGATAGTGGCCGTCACCGACCACGGGGTGGAATACGACCATCCCGACCTTGCCGGGAACATGTGGGTGAATGAAGCCGAACTGAACGGTACGCCCGGCGTGGACGATGACAATAACGGGTATGTGGACGATATTTACGGATGGAACGTCATCCTCGATTCGGGTACCATCAATCCCGGTACGCACGGTACGCATGTGGCCGGTACGGTGGCGGCTGTCAATAACAACGGCATCGGTGTCTGCGGTGTGGCCGGTGGCACGGGCAACGGCGACGGCGCTCGGATAATGTCTCTGGCGATATTCGACAGCACCAGTGCCAATGCGGGCAGTTATCCCGATGCCTACGCCTATGCGGCGGATAACGGAGCGGTGATAAGTCAGAACAGCTGGGGATACACCAGCGGGGTGGCGATGCCGCAGGATGTCTCCGATGCGCTGGATTACTTCATCGCCAATGCGGGTGTCGATGAGAACGGCAACCAGACGGGGCCCATGAAGGGCGGCCTGCTGGTCTTTGCTGCCGGCAACGAGGGGACACCCAGTGCCCGCATGCCTGCGGCCGACCCTCGGACGCTCTGCGTGACGGCGATGTGTTCCGATTATACCCGACCCAACTATGCGAATTACAGCGACGACGTGGACATCTTCGCTCCGGGAGGGGCTGACGGCAACGACCGCAACTACAGCGATGCGGACCGGGTGTACAGTACCGACCTCGACGGAGGCTACAGTTATAAATGGGGCACTTCGATGGCCTGTCCGCATGTGTCGGGTATCGCTGCGCTGGTCGTCGCTCATTACGGTGTCGGCCACCCCGGTTTTACCGTCGAAGAGTGCCGTGAAATATTGCTGCGGAGTTACAGGAGCGTCAGCGAATATGTGGAGCCGAAATACGACGGCAAACTCGGTGTCGGCCTTGCGGATGCGGGAATGATATTCCTGGAGGATGCCGGTACGGCTCCGGGTACGGTTTCGGCGCCTGCTGCGAGAGCCATGGGAAGGGAGCTCGAACTGGCATGGACGGTTCCGGCCGACGGCAACGGGTTGCCCGTAGCGGAGTTCCGGCTGACCTATACGGGCCGGGGCATCGGCAAGACCGAGGGCAAGGCTCCGGATACCTCCGGCGAAGTCGTGCTGCGGAACTATACGGCCGTAGCAGAGACGGCGACCTATATATGGACGGGACAGTACAATACGGAGTACCGTTTCGAAGTCTCCGGTATCGACCGTTTCGGTCATGAGTCGGAGAAGGTCTCCTTTTCGCACTCCACCGGAGATTACGAGAACGGCAAACCGCGGACGCAGCAGGATTTCGCCCCCGTCGAATTCGAGAATGTCGGTGAGGCCTATGCCCTGAGTTTCGACCTGTCGGAATATTTCACCGACCCGAATTTCGGGGACGGGGATATGTTGTCCTATTCACTTATCAACCGCAACGAGGATATCGTCGATGCTGCGGTGCGGGAGGGGCGGTTGGTGCTTCTCCCGGTTGGCAAGGGAACGGGCCGTGTGACGGTGACGGCTACCGACCTCGACGGCGAGGGGGTACAGTCCGTTCTGACCGTTACCGTGCTGAACGGTCCGGAACCGGCTGCGCCTGCCGAGGGTTTGCGTCTCTCTCCGAATCCGGCCGGCGACGAACTCGGTATAGCGGCCGGTGTGCGGAATGCGGAAGTGGAGGTAACGGTGTACGACGCGGCGGCCCGCCAGGTGATTGCGGGTACGGTGGCGCTGGATAGCCGGGGGTACGGTACGTTGAATGTCTCCGCTCTGGCGCCGGGTACCTATACGCTGGTGCTGGAGGCTCCGGGATTGTCGGAGAACGGCTCTTTCGTGAAAAGATAA